The following is a genomic window from Deinococcus yavapaiensis KR-236.
TGCAACTGCCCGCGTTCGCGTCCCGCCAGCGTTTCGTCTCGAAACGTCCACGGCGCTTCGACGAGCACGACCGGGCGCTTCAACTCGTCGTTTCGGCGCGCGCTGCGCGTGACGTGCGCGACGTGCAACGCGTCGTCGGTCCGCACGACATCCAAATTCCAACGGTGTCCCAGCAACCGAAACGCTTGCTGTTGATCCGGCCGCTTGTTCGGCGTGCCGGCCAGCAAAAACCGCGGTGGTCGCCCCGCTTCCACCGGTGGCAACGTGACGGCCTGCGCGAGCATCTGCACGACGTACTCCACGGACGTCCGCTCTTGCTCGTGCGCGCGAAGGTCATCCACGATCGCTTCGTCGATGCCGATCACTTCCGCGTCGTGCATGAAGTACCCGACGGGAAATTGATGCGCTTGCACGGCGATCGACGCGCCTTGCACGCGCGCCACCCACAGCACGTTCGGCATGCCTTGTGACAACAACGCGCGCACCCGCGCGTGCTCCACGTCGGTCTCGCCTCGTACCAGCCACTGCGCGTCCTTCGCGCGCAAGATGACTTCGTCGAGGGTGTCGTTGAACTGCAAACGAACTTCCGTTCCGCGCGGCACCGCGAACGGCACGTCCGCGTTTAGCAAGCGAAGTTGCACGAGCGTCACCGCCCCGAACTGCACGTCATTGGCTTGCATGCGTCGCCTCCAGCACCTCGAATGACAACGCGCGGTGCATGCCTTCGAGCGCGCCGAGATGCAACTCCCACGCGCTTCGCCCGCCTTTGAGTGGCACGCGCTTGCCTCGCGCGGCCACCTGCGCTTCCTCGCCTCGCTCACGGTGCCGCAGCACGTACGTCTCACCGTTGGCGCTGCGCACGCTCAAACGCGCCCCGTCGAACTGCACTTCCAAGTGCGGCTCGTCGACGGGCGCGCCCGTCAAGTGACGCGTCGTGATCGGCACCCACGCGTCACGGTGCAGCACCGTGGTGCTCAGCACGCGCGACGGAACCGGCAACGAGAAGCGATCGGCCAGCCGTTGACTCGCCGGGTCGACCACGTGCGTGTGCGCCAACGCCACCGCCGGGCGGGGCGTGTCGCACCACGGGCAGACGTCCAGCGAGAAGGCGTGATGCCCCGCGCACTGCGGGCACTGCGTCAACGCGCCCAGCGCTTCTCGCAGCGCATCTTCCCAAGACGCGACGCCCGGACGTCGCGTCGCGTTCCGCAACCCCACCCCGAACGCTTCTTGGCACAAGCGCCGCAAGCGCGGCGTGAGCACCGCTTCGCGCGCCAAGCCGGTCGACGCGCGGTTGCGCGCGTCCTCCGGGTCGTCCACCCACGGCCACTCGCCCCGCAATGCCGCTTCCTCCTCGTCGGGACTTCCGGCGTTCACGGCGTCCCCCAAAAGCGGGTGCGTGAGAGTCAACGTCTGAAACGCCATCGCCGCGAACGCGAAGGCGTCCGTGAGGGTGTTCACCCCGCCACGCTCCAAGTACAACTCCGGCGCGGCGAACCGCGGGGTGAGAATGCGTCGTTCGCCGGCGCGCCCTTCGTACGACAAGTTGTCCACGTCGATCAGCTGCACGCCGACGTCCTCCACGAACAAGACGTTCGACGGGGACGGATCGCCGTACACGATGCCTTTGGCGTGCAACTGCGACAAGACGCGCGCGGTGCGCGCCAACACCGACAAGCGCCGCTTCAACCCGCCCGTGTCGATGTACCACTGCAGCGGCGACGGCACGTCACGCGGCGCGTGCGCCAAGTCGGCGAGGGGCGTCGCGCCGTGCACGAGCGGCATCACGTACCCGACGTGCGGCCGCGCGAGCAACGCGACCGGACGCGTCACGTTGAGCGCTTCGAGCGGCAAGCGACGCACGTCGTTGAGGCGAAACGCCCAGCGTTCCGCTTCCTGCGCCGATGGAAGCGTGAGCACTTTGACGGCGTGCCGTCCATCTTGAGCGGCGAACACGCGGCCTTGACCGCCCGCGCCGAGTTCACGCGCGAGCACGTACTCCCGGCCCGCTTCATCCTTGACTTTCACAGTGCGTTTCACGCGAAGGCTCCTTGCAAAATCGCGAGGGTTTTGTCGTCGATGTGACCGGGCGTGGGCCACGTGTGCAACGCGCGCCGGACGCTCGCACCACGCGCGCGTGGTGCGACGCTCGCCAAACCGCCCGCCCAATCCAGGAACACCCCGACGCGTTCCGGCGGCACGTCGTCGCTGATGCCGTCCGTGGCGAGCACGAGCGTGAACGACCCGCTGGGCGTCCACGAACGCGTGAACCAGTCGTTCATGTGATGCGCGCATCCCAACGCGAGCGTCTCGTTCGAGAAGCGCGCGCCTCGCCCGTCTCGCCCGTCTCGCCCGTCTCGCCCGTCTCGCCCGTCGTCACCGTCGGCATCCCGGTACGCCACGAGGCCGTCGCCGAGCGCGGCGACCGTGACACGCCCGTGCGGTTGCACCACGCCGATCAAGCACGTCGTCGCGCACGCGTCAGGTGGGTGAGGCGCGACGTTCAGTCGCCACAGCACTTCCACGAGGCGCACGAGCAGCGCGCTCGACGCGTCCGGAACGCGCGCCCACTGCTTGACGGCGTCGCGCGCCGCGCGTGTCGCGGCGCGCGCACCGTGCCGAGCGTGCACGCGCGAACCCATCCCGTCGCACACCGCCACCCACCGCGCGCCGTGCGCGCGACCGCTGCGCCACGCGTCTTGGTTGAGCTCGCCGGCACGACGATGCCCCGGGCCGGTCACGCTCGCGCCGAACACGGCGATCGTTTCGTCACTCCAAGAGGTCGTCGAAGCCATCGTCCACCCCCAAGTCCGGCAGCGGCTCGAGTTGATTCGGCGTGGACGAACGCGAACGCACCGTCACGCTCATCGTCACGAAGCTGAAGAATCGACGCAACTGCCGCGCTTCGTGCGCGCGCCGCACGTACTCAGCGCCCGCGAATCGTTCGAGCACGTCGAGTTCCGCGTCATCCCCCACCGCCAACGCCAAGCGCGTCGCTTTCGACGCGCGAGGCGACGCGAGCAGACGCGCGAGCGGCTCCTCCCACGCGTCCGTCGGCACGCCATCGGACACCAGCACGATCGTCGGTCGGTACGCGCGACTCGGAATCAACTCCGCGTCGTCGACGATGCGCGTCACGAGCTCCAAGGCCGCGCCGAGCGGCGTGTGCCCGGTCGCGGTGAGCGCCTCGAACGTCACGGTGCGCGCCGGTTGCAACGGCACGTGCACGCGCGCCGTTCGTCCACCGAACGCGATGATGGCGACGTGAATCTCGGCGGTGGCCTCGTCGTCCTCGGCGAAGGCGCGCAGCATGTCGCGCATGGCGATGTTCAACGCGCTCAGCTTGCCGTCTTCCGCCATCGAACCGCTCACGTCCACCAACATCAGCACGGGCAGGGGGCGCGGCACGGACACGGTGACGTCACGCAAACGAATCACGAGCGTCCCCGCACTTCCCGAACGTTCAACGTTCCTCCTCGAATTCCCGCGCGAAGGCTGCCCAGCGCGTCGTCAACGCCGCCGCGTCCCGCGGCGTCCACGTTCCCCCCGGCTTCAACGCCGAGGGGAGGCGGCTGAGGTGACGTTCGCCGTTCGAAGGCGCTCGCCGGCGGCGTCGTTCGTCACGTACCCGCTGCAACGCGTCGATCACCTCGCTCGGACGCAACGGCACGAGGCGTTTCACGTTGCGCTCGGAGGTGTCGCGAAGTTCGGCTTCCAACGCGCGGAGGCGCTCGTCGCTCAAGCGGTACAAGCCGTAATCGAGCGCGAGGAACACGCCATCCAAGCGACGCAACTGAGGATTCTCGCGAGGTTTGCCGTCAGGTGGCCTCGACATGTCGGTGTGCCACGACGCCCGCGGGTAAATGCCATAGGCGAGCGCCCGGTTCGCTTGACTGGCCGTCGGGAAGAACACTTTGCCAGACCACTTCGCCATGATGAACTCACCATAGAGCACAGCGCCTCACAGCTTTCCCACAAATGCCCGCGGTACCACACCGCGCTGACCGGCGATGGGCGGTCGCAACACGCGAGCCCCGAACGATGCCATCGCCAAACGCGTCGGAAGGTCGCGACCGCGCAAGCTCCAAAGTGCGCTGAGCGCTGGTCTTGAGCATCAAAGATCGGTCGACAGTAGTTCAAAGCGTCACCTAGGGGCAAACGACGCCTGACCATTGCCGATCGGAAATCTCACGCTTCGTCCCTACGCACAACCCTTCGGTCGCTCGCAGGATGTCGTAAGCTGACGGTGGAGGGACATCCCCTCCCTGGCGGTTCCTTTCAAAACAAACGTGGGCGAGCGAGGACACTATTTGGTGTCCTCGCTCGCCGAACGCTTTTGGCGACCGTGAGGACCAGTGAAGTGGCTCGACCGGAGGCTGAAGGCCGACAGCGCCCCACACCATGGGCGCTCGCCGTCGAGCCATCATCACGCCGTTCGGCAAGTCCGACCGCCTCGGAAAGGACCCTCATGCCCAAACCGACTGCCAAACGTCACGCGATGACCAACCGAAAAGTCTTCAAAGCGTCCGATATGCTCGTCGCTCACCTCGAGGAGCTTCGCTTGGAACTGTCTCGTCGCCTGCTCACCGGGGACTTGCGAGACGAAGGCCCACGAGAGCTCAGCGAAGGGCAAGTCATTCGCTTGGCCGTGGAGCACCTTCGACACATCTGTACACCGAAGGTCAAGGAACCGAGGCGGGCTACGCTCGTCAGCGCTGGCTGCAAGAAATGCTGCGTGGCGAACTCGAACAATCCCGGGAGACGCACCAGGAGAGCATGCGCGAAGTCAAACGCCGCAAGTGATCGAGCACCACCGGCGGGCATGCCTGCCGAAGCACAGAAGGGGGAAGGCGACACTCGCCTTCCCCCTTGCGTCTCGAGCGACCTGCACTCGCTTGCCTTCTTCTCCAGAATCAAGGCGTGGCACCTTGATCGTTCTCCATCGGTGATGAACGTTCGGACGACTGGCTTCCCTCAATCATCGTTCACGACCGAGGGAAGCGCAGGCCTCAACGCGACGAATCGCGGGCGGCCAAGCGCGCGTAATACCCTTCGTCGAGCAACTTCTGCTCGTCCGGCTTGAAGTACTTGCGCATGACCGTCTCGATCGTGTCGCCGAGCAGCGTCGCCGCTTGCTGCACGTCCCTCATCAAGCCGCTCATCACGATGAACGTCGCGACGCAATGCCGAATCGCGTGCGGTTTAAACCGCTTTCCCGTCCCTTCCAAGGAAGCGTCGTCCACGCAACTCAAGATGTACTTCTCGCTCATCTCCACCCATCGGTACTCGCCTTGCTCGTCGGTCAGGGTGGACAGCATCGGGAACACGAGGGGCGTCACCGTCTCGAAGTCGTCCCCGACGAAGATTCGTAGCTGCTCGCGCCACCACTCGATCCACCCGCCCGCCTTCTCGGGCAAGCGCAGCTCGTACTTGCGAATGCCGCGGCTGTACGAGCCGTTCTTCAATTCATCGCCGACGAACCGCACGTGCCACGCGCCGTCCTGTTGGTACAAGTTCCGGCCCCACTGCATTTCACGCCAGTTGCGCGACCGCAACGGCATGTGGATGCCGAGCCCGAAGAACACGGCGGCGAACCGACGGCGAAACCACTGCCGATTCGACGGACGGCGATCGTCGGTCGTGCGCGGCAAGGTGCGGCGGCACCACTCGGCGAGCTCTTTGAGTTCGAACGGCGTGCGCAAATCGACCTCTTCGGCTTTGGCGAGCAACTGCTTGCTTTCCGCGTCGCGCAGCGTGTGCTTGCCTTCCAACGTGAGTTGCGACCACGGCGCGTCCGGGTGCTTCGACGTCGCGTCGTACGGCGTGTCGAGCTCGCCGATCGACGTGAGGTACTTCGCGATTTTCGCGAGCGCGGAGCACGTCTGGCGAAACTGCGCGTACCCGCCTTCGGACACGCGCGTGAAGTACCACGCGCGGAAGCGCAGCAGCCGCTCGAGGTCGATGAAGTCGTGCAGCGTCGGTTCCGCGATGCCCTCTTCGTTCACCATGAAATCCACGACGCGGTTGAGGCGCGTTTGATCGTTGTCGAACGAGCGGGGGCGCAAGCTGTGGCTGCGAAAGTATCGATGCCCAGGCCCCGCGTAATTCCCGTCGGTGTACGCGGCGCGCATCCGCTCCACCTCCGCTTTGAGTCGAGCGGACCACTGCGCCCGTTTGAAGCCTTGTTGCCACCGTCCCGTCTTGATCTTCCGCAGGTGCCGCGCGGCTTTCGGTGCGACGCCCGGCAGCGTCAACACGTCCCCGAGGGCCACGCGGACGTTCTTGAGGTCCGAGCTTTCGTTCGACAAGCGCTTCTTGTCGTTCGTGCTCAGCGGCTGCGTCGCGTCGAGGCCGAGGCGTCGGCGTAGGCCGCGCTCCAAGTCCGCCAGGAGCTCGTCGAGGTCCCGCGCGAGGAAGCTGAGCGGCACCCGCGACAAGTCGTCGGTGTGTGCGTGCCCGAAGGCGGCGTCTCGCAAGGCGCGGCGACGCCCCGAGAGGTCGCTGGGAGAACGCGAGGCGTTCGTGACCGCCGCATCGCTGTCTTTCGGGCGGGTGAGGTAGTACGTCCAGCCGTGTTGAGCGGTGAGGTCCGCGGCGTCCTTGACCGCGGTCAGTTGCTCGATGTCGGCGAGCGCCTTCGCTCTCGCTTCTGCTGCCGTCGCGTCTGGTTTGGCCGTGGCGGTCGAGGCGGGAACGCGTTCGCCCGCAGCGGTCAGACGCGCGTGCACCCGCGCGGTTTTCGCTCGCCCTTTCACCGCGCGCTCCGACGCTTCCGAACGCGACCGACGACGCGACGTCGCGTCGGTCTTCCGAATCGTCGAGGTGTTCGACGTGATGGTGGACGACCCGGTGTCGCTGGTTTCTTCGAAGTCTCCGAACAACGAAACTTGATTATCGATTTTCATGAGGCCCTCCTCGGGGTGTGTCATCACTCGCTCGACTTCAGGCGTGAAGCAAGTGGGCTTGGCAGGATTCCTGCCGAGATGTTCCTGAAGCGCCGCGCTTTAAGGCGGCGCTTCGAAGTTCAGGAAGAAGTGGGAAGGTGTAAGTCGTAAAAGCAGCGAGGCATTCCTGAAAAATGACGGTCGTTGTCGTCCGATGACGCCCGTTTCGGCCGTGCTGCACGCGAGTCGAAACGCAGCTTCGGACGATGGCATCTCGTGGCGTCCCTTGCCGCCCGCGCCGCTTCCTGAAACCGCCAAAAACCTTCCTGAACGCCGTCCAGCACGAAGAATTCGGGAAGGGGCAAGCGGAGCTGCCCGCGTTGACCTTGCGCCGCTTCAAGCTCACGACGGACGATCTGCCGTGTTGCCGAGCGCCTGCTCACGCGCCCACCCGCCCGAAGGCGTCGAAGATGAGATTGGCGGGCTTTTCGCGCAGCAAGTCGCGCAGACCCACGACGTGCGCGCGGTGCTCGCTCTCGAACACCATGCGGTACGTGTTGAGTGTGACGCGAATGTCCTCGTGCCCGAGCCACGCTTTCACGACGTCGGCGGGCACGCCACGCGCGAGATGCAAACTCGCGCACGTGTGACGCAACATGTGAAAGTGCACGCCCGGCAAGCCCGCCGCCTCCCCGATGAGACGCGCGCGGCGCGACAAGGCGTCCGGGTGGAAGCGCGCACCGACGCTGTTCGTGAACACGTGATCCGAACCGCGCCACTTGCCGCCCAGCATGCGCGCGAGCTCCAACTGCCGAGCGCGCCACGCGCGCAGCAACGCCACGGTTTCCGGTGCGAGCGGAACGCGTCGCACGCTCGCCGCGCTTTTCGGCGTGCCGAGCACCGGGCGGCCGCGCACCACCGTGAGGTTCTCACGCACGAACAACACGCCCGCGTCGAGGTCCACGTTCACCCAACGCAGCGCCGCCGCTTCGCCGCGCCGCAACCCGGTGAGGCTCACGACTTGAAACACCGGGCCCGCCCACGCTTCGAAGGCCTGAGCGGCTTGCAAAAACGCGCCGAGCTGCCAGCTGTTCAACGCACGATTCTCGTGCGCGCGTGGCGACGGCTGCCCTTTGGGCAGCGGCACGCCCGCCGTGACGTTGCGCGCGACGATCTCGTGAAGCACCGCGAAGTCGAGCGCGCCTTTGAGCAACGAGCGAACTTGCTTGAGCATCGACGCGCCGTACTGCCCGGCGAGCTCGTGGTACACGCGCTGCACGTCCAGCGGCTTGAGGGCCTGCACGCGTTTCGCGCCGACCAACGGGTCAAGTCGCCGTGCGAGGTCCTCGTTGTTGGCCGTCGTCTTCGGTTTCCAGTGCGCTCGCCGCGCGTCGATGTGCTCGACGAGCAATTCGCGCACGGTCAGGACGCTCGGTAAGGACAAGGTGCCTCGGTTGACGTCCGCGAGCAGTTGCGCGCGCGTCACCTCCGCTTCGCGCGCCGTGGCGACCACGCGGCTGATTTGACGTTGCTTGCCTCCCACGAGCCCGAAGGTGACGCGCACGAGGTAGGTGGTTTCGTTCGTGTTCTTGTTCTTGCGCGGGCGGATGCTACCCGCGCCATTCGGGGCTTTCGTTCGCCGCTCGGATTTCGAGGGACGCTTAGTCATCGCGCTCACCTCGGCGTTCGTCGTGCCGACGGCGTTGCTCGGCCGCCCAAGCGTTGATCGCCTCGTCGGAGATCCGGTACTCTTTTTGGCCGATCTTGAACGCGAACAACTCGCCGCGCCGAATCATGCCGTACACGACCTTCTCGCTGCACTTGAGCCGTTCGGCCAAGTCTTTCACGGTGTGGTACATCGTTGAAGCCTTTCGTTGGAACGGAGGCTTCGGCGTGGTGAGGTCCGCGGGCTCGACGCGAAACGCGGAGCGTGGTCAATCGACCGGGCGGAGATGGACGTTCACATCGCGTTGAAGAGCACCACGAGCCGCTCGACGCCTCAACGCGATGCGACGAGGCGGGGTTCCACACCCGCGTGCACCGCCGGACGCGTCGCGCGTGGCCGCGTTCTTCGCGTGACCGTGACGGTCACCCTGAAGCGGACTTCACGCATGGCTTCCTGCACCGTTTGCAGCAAAGCGCTCAGCACCAACTCCAACCACGCTTCGTCGAGTAGTCCGATCAAGGCGCGTGCGGCGCGCAGGCGAATGAGCGCCTTCACGAACGCGAGGACGTGCCCGATGGGTCGTCGGCCGCGTGTGTGCTGCTCGAAGCCCCACGCGTGTCCACCCTCGATCAGCGCGTGCTGCACGTTCAGGAATTGCGCGCGCATGTGAAGCGGCGACGCGGAAGAGCGTCGAGCGTTGGAAGTGTGGTGGAAGGCGGCGGTCATAACGGGGAGGGCGCCTCGCGGGCGACTTGATTTAAGAGTACATAAAGACGCGCATGCAAGTCATTCGCATAAGCACATTTGCCCCACGGCCCTCGACCGCCTCTGCGTACGTAGCTTTCCAGACTCGCTATTTCGCGCGGTCAGAGCGAACATCCCACACCAGGAAAGCGAGAAACGCTCTCCAGGAGGGAGAAATCATGAAACGACGAACGAACGGCGACGGGTGCGTCAAGAAACTACCGAGCGGCAGCCACCGCTGGCAGATCACGCTCGGGTTCGACGAGCACGGCCGGCAGATCCTCAAGAGCGGCACGGAGAAAACCAAGCAGGACGCCGAGCGCGCCCGCGTGCAAGCCTTGGCAGACCACAGCCGCGGCTTGCTGCCCGTCCCCAGCCAAGTCAAGGTCGGAGAGTGGCTTTCGCGCTGGTGCGCTTTGAAGCGCGCGAACCTCGCGCCTAAAACGCACGCGAACTACCAGTACGTCATCGACCGCCACCTCATTCCGCTGCTCGGCCACAAGAAGCTGCAAGACCTCAAACCGAGCGACGTGCGCGCCGCGTACGTTCACCTCGCCGACCGCGGCTTCTCGAAGTCGCTGCTGCACCAAGCGCGCGTCATCCTGCGGCAAGCCCTGCAAGAAGCGGTGTTCGATGAGCTCGTCGCGCGCAACGCCGCCGAGGTCGCGCGCTTGCCGAGCTTCAAACGCTCTCAGACCGCGCGGGCGCTCGACACCGCCGAAGTCACAGCCTTCCTGCGCGTGGCGAGCGAGCACCGCTTGGGGAGGCTGTTCGCGTTCGTGCTTTCCACGGGTCTGCGACGAGGCGAGGTGTGCGCCCTGCGCTGGGTGAACGTCGACCTCGAACGAGGCATTCTCCGCGTACGAGAGAACGTCACGGTCGTCCATGGCAAGGCCGTGCTGGGCGCGCCGAAAACCGAGGCGGGCGTACGGGACCTGCACCTCGCGTCGGACACGGTTGCGCTGCTGCGCGAGCACCGACGTGAGCACGGTGTGTCGCCGAACGGGTACGTGTTTACCAACGCCCGCGGCGAGCGGCTCTACCCGGATTCCCTGACGAAACTCGCCGGGAAGCTCGCGCAGCGAGCCAAGCTCGGGGATGTGCGCTTTCACGACCTTCGCCACACGTACGCGTCGCTGATGCTCGCGCGGGGCGTGCCGATGGAAGTCGTGAGCGAGAAGCTCGGGCACTCACGGCCCAGCACGACTGCCGACATCTACCGACACGTGTTCGCCGAGGAGCATGAGCGGCACACCCTCGACCTCACGGAGCTCCTTACGCCAGTGCCGTTGAAGATTCGCAGCGCCGCGAAGCGAGTCGAGGACGTGGACGCAGACGAGCCCGCCGCCTAAAGTGCGACTGAGAAGCGTGTGTGACGTTGTTTACGATACTCACGACATGCCAGCACGATGACCATGAGGTGCCGCCAACACGCTCCGGCGCAAAGCGTAACTTAGCAAGTGGCTGCGCATGAGCCTTCGGATTCCCGAGCGACGCTTGGTCGGGGAAGCGAGTGCAAGCGTTGATCGCCAAGGAGTTCGGCGTGGTATACCACCGAGACCACATGTTCCCGCTGCTGCGTCGCTTGGGCTTTATTCGCCATCGTTTGCGGAGATCGAAAGGCGTTTGACCCGATGCCCTCATCTTGGTTTTGCTCGTCTAGGACGCTTTTCAGAATCACTTTAACCAGTTTTGATGACTAACTCGTCGTCTGGTCGGTTGCGTTAAGGTCAAACGCGCGAATGTAAAGCTACCGTTTTACCTTTTTGCTATACTAGCTACGAACTGAGCGGGTGCGCGTGCCACCCCTTAAGTCCTTCAGGAGAGTTATGCGCAAAGGTCTACCGAGCGAAAGCTCGTTCAGCGAACACCGATCCATTCACGACGTCCTTCAAGAAATTCGAGACGTGTATCAACGTTACCCTCAACCTTGGGTGCTGGGGTACAGCGGCGGCAAGGACTCCACCGCCGTGCTGCAACTCGTGTGGCGCGCCCTTGAAGTCCTACCGGAAGACCAACGCCAAAAACCCGTGTACGTCATCTCGTCGGACACCCTCGTTGAAGCGCCTCTTCTGGTCGACCACATTGACCGCAACATCGCCCTCATCGAACGAGCCGCGCGTGACGCGCGCATGCCTTTCGTGCCCGCCAAGGTCAAACCCGTCTTGAACGACACCTTTTGGGTGAATTTGATTGGTCGCGGGTACCCGGCGCCATCCTCGAAGTTCCGTTGGTGCACGGAACGCCTCAAAATTAATCCGGCCGACCGCTTCGTCGAAGAGAAAGTCGCGGAGCACACCGAAGTCATCATGATTTTGGGCGTGCGTAAAACCGAAAGCGCCACGCGCATGCAACTGCTGAATTCGTACATGGTCAATGACCACGTGCTGCGCCGACACTCCTCGCTGCACGGCGCGTACTTGTACTCGCCCATCGTAGATTTCAGCACGGACGACGTGTGGAGTTACCTGCTGCAAAACGCCTCACCTTGGGGCGCGGACAACCGCCAGTTGTCCGCAATGTACCGCAACGCCACGTCCGCCGGCGAGTGCCCGCTCGTCGTGGATGACAGCACCCCGTCGTGCGGCCAAAGCCGCTTTGGTTGCTGGGTGTGCACTGTGGTCGAACGAGACCGCAGCATGGACGCCCTCATCGAAAACGGCGACGGCGACAACGATTGGTTGCAGCACCTCGCGGACTTCCGCACCTTCCTGCGTGAAACCACCGATCCGGCGCGCAAGCACATTTACCGTGATTTTCGCGGCCGCAACGGCCGCGTGATTTACCTCAAGGACGGTACGCTCGGCGCGCGCACGTACCGCCTTGACACGAGCCGCGAAATGCTTCGGCGCCTCCTTGAAATTCAGGAGAACATTCGTCGCGAGGGCCCGCCCGAACCGATCACGCTCGTCAGCGACGAGGAACTACACGAAATTCGCCGCTTGTGGCGCACAGAACGCCAAGACTGGGAGGATTCCGTCCCGACCATTGTGCGTGACGTCACCGGTCGTGACCTCGCGTGGCCCACGAACGACGACGGACACTTCGATGCGGATCACCGCGCGCTGCTCGAAAGTTTGTGCGACGAGCACGGCGTGCCGTTTGATTTAATGGCGCGCCTCCTCGAAGTTGAGCGTCGCTCAAGTGGCGTCACGCGCCGCGCCGGCGTTGTGAAGGAACTCGGGGAAGTGCTCGAGCGCGAATGGCGCGCCGAAGAAGAACTGCTCGCCGTGTCTCGTGCGCGCGCCGAAGGCGCGTTGTACCCGGTGGCGGCTGCCGCGATTGAAGAAGAAGCGGCGCGCCGTGACACACAGAAGGCGCGCGCGTGAAGCTCCTCGAACTGGAAGTGCGCAATCTCGGCTTGTACCGTGACGCGCACCGCTTCGACTTCACGACCGGCGCCCCGCCCCGCAACCTCGTGCTCGTCACCGGACACAACGGCGCCGGGAAAACAACTCTGTTCAGCGCGTTCGGCCTCGCGTTGCACGGCCGCTTGAGCTTCGGGGACCGCGTGAGTGACGACGCGTACCGCGCGCACGTCTTGGCTCGCTTTCATCGGTATGCCGGGACGGAAGGCTTGTTCGACGGCGTGCGTGACCGCGCCCAAACGCAGGAGGCCGGGGTGCGCCTCGCCTTCGAGTACGTGCGTTCCGGCCGGCCCGCGCGGGTTGACGTGCACCGCACGTGGCGTCGCCGAGGTGCCGGCGTCGAGGAGGACTTGGTGGTGCTCGTGGACGGCCACGCGCCCGACGCGCACCGCGAAGATTACCAAGCGTTTCTCAACGACCTCGTGCCGCCCGGCGTGGGCTTTTTGTGCTTCTTCGACGCCGAGCGGCTCGACGCGCTGTCTCACCCGGACAACGCGACGCTGCTCGCCGAAGCCGTTCGTCGCCTGCTGGGCTTGGACGTCGTGCGGCGCCTTCGCTCTGACCTCGAGCGGTACAGCGCCGCGAACAAGTCGACCGAGCATGCATCGCGCGGCTTGTTCGACAAATTGTTCGACATGGACGCCGCGACGCAAGCGGACCACGCGCGGCAACGAGACGTGCACGCACGCCTGGGCGCCCTCGACACGCAGCTTGCGGAGTTGCAAGGGCAAACGGAAGAGCTCGAGCGTCGCATCGCGGCCGAAGGCGGCGGATACGCTGAGCGCCGTGAACGCTTCGGATTGCGCCGCGCGGAACTCGACGCGATCATTGAAACGCAAGAAGCGCGCCTTGCGGGCCTCGCGACGGGCCTGCTGCCATTCGCGCTCGCGCCTGAATTGTGCCGCGCGCTCGACATACGCCTCGAGCGTGAAAGCCGCGCCGCGTCGAGCGGCGCGACGCGCGACGCGTGGAACGAACACGTGGCGCGCGTCGCGGACGCGCTGGAGTCCCCAGATTTCTGGTTGAACGTGACGCTGGAGGACGCGGCGCGCGCGCAACTGCGCGACCGTTTCCTCAACGTCCTCGCGCTGCCACACGACATAAGTGAAGTGGCGCTGCACCCGCTGTCCGAACCGGAACGCACTCGGTTGCGCGCGT
Proteins encoded in this region:
- a CDS encoding protein phosphatase 2C domain-containing protein, yielding MASTTSWSDETIAVFGASVTGPGHRRAGELNQDAWRSGRAHGARWVAVCDGMGSRVHARHGARAATRAARDAVKQWARVPDASSALLVRLVEVLWRLNVAPHPPDACATTCLIGVVQPHGRVTVAALGDGLVAYRDADGDDGRDGRDGRDGRDGRGARFSNETLALGCAHHMNDWFTRSWTPSGSFTLVLATDGISDDVPPERVGVFLDWAGGLASVAPRARGASVRRALHTWPTPGHIDDKTLAILQGAFA
- a CDS encoding vWA domain-containing protein; the encoded protein is MIRLRDVTVSVPRPLPVLMLVDVSGSMAEDGKLSALNIAMRDMLRAFAEDDEATAEIHVAIIAFGGRTARVHVPLQPARTVTFEALTATGHTPLGAALELVTRIVDDAELIPSRAYRPTIVLVSDGVPTDAWEEPLARLLASPRASKATRLALAVGDDAELDVLERFAGAEYVRRAHEARQLRRFFSFVTMSVTVRSRSSTPNQLEPLPDLGVDDGFDDLLE
- a CDS encoding tyrosine-type recombinase/integrase translates to MTKRPSKSERRTKAPNGAGSIRPRKNKNTNETTYLVRVTFGLVGGKQRQISRVVATAREAEVTRAQLLADVNRGTLSLPSVLTVRELLVEHIDARRAHWKPKTTANNEDLARRLDPLVGAKRVQALKPLDVQRVYHELAGQYGASMLKQVRSLLKGALDFAVLHEIVARNVTAGVPLPKGQPSPRAHENRALNSWQLGAFLQAAQAFEAWAGPVFQVVSLTGLRRGEAAALRWVNVDLDAGVLFVRENLTVVRGRPVLGTPKSAASVRRVPLAPETVALLRAWRARQLELARMLGGKWRGSDHVFTNSVGARFHPDALSRRARLIGEAAGLPGVHFHMLRHTCASLHLARGVPADVVKAWLGHEDIRVTLNTYRMVFESEHRAHVVGLRDLLREKPANLIFDAFGRVGA
- a CDS encoding helix-turn-helix domain-containing protein, with translation MYHTVKDLAERLKCSEKVVYGMIRRGELFAFKIGQKEYRISDEAINAWAAEQRRRHDERRGERDD
- a CDS encoding tyrosine-type recombinase/integrase, whose protein sequence is MKRRTNGDGCVKKLPSGSHRWQITLGFDEHGRQILKSGTEKTKQDAERARVQALADHSRGLLPVPSQVKVGEWLSRWCALKRANLAPKTHANYQYVIDRHLIPLLGHKKLQDLKPSDVRAAYVHLADRGFSKSLLHQARVILRQALQEAVFDELVARNAAEVARLPSFKRSQTARALDTAEVTAFLRVASEHRLGRLFAFVLSTGLRRGEVCALRWVNVDLERGILRVRENVTVVHGKAVLGAPKTEAGVRDLHLASDTVALLREHRREHGVSPNGYVFTNARGERLYPDSLTKLAGKLAQRAKLGDVRFHDLRHTYASLMLARGVPMEVVSEKLGHSRPSTTADIYRHVFAEEHERHTLDLTELLTPVPLKIRSAAKRVEDVDADEPAA
- the dndC gene encoding DNA phosphorothioation system sulfurtransferase DndC, encoding MRKGLPSESSFSEHRSIHDVLQEIRDVYQRYPQPWVLGYSGGKDSTAVLQLVWRALEVLPEDQRQKPVYVISSDTLVEAPLLVDHIDRNIALIERAARDARMPFVPAKVKPVLNDTFWVNLIGRGYPAPSSKFRWCTERLKINPADRFVEEKVAEHTEVIMILGVRKTESATRMQLLNSYMVNDHVLRRHSSLHGAYLYSPIVDFSTDDVWSYLLQNASPWGADNRQLSAMYRNATSAGECPLVVDDSTPSCGQSRFGCWVCTVVERDRSMDALIENGDGDNDWLQHLADFRTFLRETTDPARKHIYRDFRGRNGRVIYLKDGTLGARTYRLDTSREMLRRLLEIQENIRREGPPEPITLVSDEELHEIRRLWRTERQDWEDSVPTIVRDVTGRDLAWPTNDDGHFDADHRALLESLCDEHGVPFDLMARLLEVERRSSGVTRRAGVVKELGEVLEREWRAEEELLAVSRARAEGALYPVAAAAIEEEAARRDTQKARA